One Candidatus Limnocylindrales bacterium genomic window carries:
- the glsA gene encoding glutaminase A, protein MSQRESGGGRGGDLERLSIHHPLATYLEELHRRHAGCSDGEVASYIPELAKANPGHFGIALATIDGQVYEAGDSRVQFSIQSISKPFVYALALHDEGLERVLEKIGVEPTGDAFNSISLHEDTGRPFNPMINAGAIASTGLIRGKDENEKMQRILEMFSRCAGRELSIDDSIYHSEHDTGYRNFAIGYMLRNFGIVGSAPEPVLDLYFRQCSITVTCRDLAIMATTLANGGICPLTGERAIDAAYVPRVLSVMATCGMYDYAGEWIYRIGMPSKSGVGGGIIGVLPGHMGIAVFSPPLDARGNSVRGIRVFNDLSEDFGLHLFQTPSPVKSVVRRRFDAASVASKRIRRRSDANALAEHGHRIVVFELQGELTLFSVERVVRNILTLPEAVSYLIIDFKRVFGADRPALDLWVTFLESIEGRYKEVILTELDSNPTLAAYFEMALENRPPSSLGILREADAALELCENRLLQELGSATDPDATVPLDEFEICDGLDESRIETLRSYLEKRSYRQSEMIFEMGDDANALYFLTRGQVSITIDVLPGTSKRLTTCTPGMLFGEMAILERQPRSAAVRADTPVECYLLSMENFDRLTEAHPDIKAKLMENFARSLSLRVRRLTEEVRALSE, encoded by the coding sequence ATGAGTCAGAGGGAATCGGGCGGAGGACGGGGCGGAGACCTGGAGCGACTCTCCATCCACCATCCGCTGGCGACGTATCTCGAGGAGCTTCACCGCCGCCACGCCGGCTGCAGCGACGGGGAGGTCGCCAGCTACATTCCGGAGCTGGCCAAGGCCAATCCTGGCCATTTCGGCATCGCCCTGGCCACCATCGACGGCCAGGTCTACGAAGCCGGCGACAGCCGGGTCCAGTTTTCCATCCAGTCGATCTCCAAGCCGTTCGTCTACGCGCTGGCGCTCCATGACGAAGGCCTGGAGCGCGTGCTCGAGAAGATCGGCGTGGAGCCGACCGGCGACGCGTTCAACTCGATCAGCCTGCACGAGGATACGGGGCGGCCGTTCAACCCGATGATCAATGCAGGTGCCATCGCGTCCACCGGGCTCATTCGCGGCAAGGACGAGAACGAGAAGATGCAGCGCATCCTCGAGATGTTCTCGCGCTGCGCCGGCCGCGAGCTGTCCATCGACGATTCGATCTACCACTCCGAGCACGACACGGGCTACCGCAACTTCGCGATCGGCTACATGCTGCGAAACTTCGGCATCGTCGGCTCGGCGCCGGAGCCGGTGCTCGACCTTTATTTCCGGCAGTGTTCGATCACCGTCACCTGCCGCGACCTGGCCATCATGGCCACGACGCTGGCCAACGGCGGGATCTGTCCACTGACCGGCGAGCGGGCGATCGACGCCGCCTACGTCCCGCGCGTGCTCAGCGTCATGGCCACCTGCGGCATGTACGACTACGCCGGCGAATGGATCTACCGCATCGGCATGCCGTCCAAGAGCGGCGTGGGTGGCGGCATCATCGGCGTGCTGCCGGGCCACATGGGCATCGCCGTCTTCTCTCCGCCGCTGGACGCGCGCGGCAACAGCGTGCGCGGCATCCGCGTGTTCAACGATCTTTCGGAGGATTTCGGGCTGCACCTGTTCCAGACGCCGAGCCCGGTCAAGTCGGTGGTGCGACGGCGCTTCGATGCGGCCTCCGTGGCCTCCAAGCGCATCCGGCGCCGATCGGACGCCAACGCGCTGGCCGAGCATGGCCATCGCATCGTCGTCTTCGAGCTGCAGGGCGAGCTGACGCTGTTCTCGGTCGAACGCGTCGTGCGAAACATCCTGACGCTGCCGGAGGCGGTCAGCTACCTCATCATCGACTTCAAGCGCGTGTTCGGCGCCGACCGGCCGGCCCTCGATCTGTGGGTGACGTTCCTCGAGAGCATCGAGGGCCGATACAAGGAAGTCATCCTGACCGAGCTCGACAGCAACCCCACCCTGGCCGCGTACTTCGAGATGGCGCTCGAGAACCGGCCGCCCTCCTCGCTCGGGATCCTGCGTGAAGCCGACGCCGCACTGGAGCTGTGCGAGAACAGGCTGCTCCAGGAGCTCGGCAGCGCCACCGATCCGGACGCGACGGTGCCGCTCGACGAATTCGAGATCTGCGACGGCCTGGACGAATCGCGCATCGAGACGCTGCGCAGCTACCTCGAGAAGCGCTCGTATCGGCAGAGCGAGATGATCTTCGAGATGGGCGACGATGCCAACGCGCTCTACTTCCTGACGCGAGGCCAGGTCAGCATCACCATCGACGTGCTACCGGGCACCTCCAAGCGTCTGACCACCTGCACGCCGGGCATGCTGTTCGGCGAGATGGCGATCCTGGAGCGGCAGCCACGCTCGGCCGCCGTGCGCGCCGACACGCCGGTGGAATGCTACCTGCTGTCGATGGAGAACT